The Sebastes fasciatus isolate fSebFas1 chromosome 13, fSebFas1.pri, whole genome shotgun sequence genome includes a region encoding these proteins:
- the LOC141781028 gene encoding immunoglobulin lambda-1 light chain-like, with the protein MLGTLCTLITALTCVSGVTVVTQKPPVVTVRKGETATMDCNLGTVTNSEARWYKQTPGGVPQYILRFHHSYSSVYYGSGFSSPKFTSTHQSTSDYRLIINNVEEGDSAVYYCQTWDSSVNEWVFGPGTKLTVTSSSFSPPVLTVFPPSSAELQSNKASLVCLSSQSGPFADVSWLSGGSPVSSGISTSTAVQQPDQTFQISSYLAVQTSDWNTDQVYTCKVSLGSQTSEKNIKKSDCPTEQ; encoded by the exons ATGCTGGGGACCCTCTGCACTCTCATCACTGCTCTAACAT GTGTGAGTGGTGTGACGGTGGTGACACAGAAGCCTCCTgttgtgacggtgaggaaaggAGAGACAGCCACCATGGACTGTAACCTGGGGACTGTTACTAACAGTGAGGCTCGCTGGTATAAACAGACTCCTGGAGGAGTTCCTCAGTATATACTGAGGTTTCATCACAGTTATAGCTCTGTATATTATGGCTCTGGTTTCTCCTCTCCAAAGTTCACATCCACTCATCAGTCAACATCAGATTATCGTTTGATCATCAACAATGTGGAGGAGGGAGACTCAGCAGTGTATTACTGTCAAACATGGGACAGCTCTGTTAATGAGTG GGTATTCGGACCAGGCACCAAGCTGACTGTGACAA GCTCCAgcttctctcctcctgtcctgaCAGTCTTCCCTCCGTCCAGTGCTGAGCTCCAGTCCAACAAAGCCTCTCTGGTCTGTCTGTCCAGTCAGTCTGGGCCTTTTGCAGATGTGAGCTGGTTGTCTGGTGGGAGTCCAGTGAGCAGTGGGATCTCTACCAGCACCGCTGTTCAGCAACCAGACCAGACTTTCCAAATCAGCAGCTATCTGGCCGTCCAGACGTCAGACTGGAACACGGATCAGGTCTACacatgtaaagtgtctttgggCTCCCAGACTTCAGAGAAAAACATCAAGAAGTCTGACTGTCCCACTGAACAATAG
- the LOC141781027 gene encoding immunoglobulin lambda-1 light chain-like, whose amino-acid sequence MLGILCTLITALTCVSGVTVVTQKPPVVAVRKGETTTMDCNLGTVTNYQVIWYKQIPGGVPQFVLYFYHSMSAPAHGSGFTSPKFTSTHQSTSDYRLIINNVEEGDSAVYYCQTWDSSANRVVFGPGTKLTVTSSSFSPPVLTVFPPSSAELQSNKASLVCLSSQSGPFADVSWLSGGSPVSSGISTSTAVQQPDHTFQISSYLAVQTSDWNTDQVYTCKVSLGSQTSEKNIKKSDCPTEQ is encoded by the exons ATGCTGGGGATCCTCTGCACTCTCATCACTGCTCTAACAT GTGTGAGTGGTGTGACGGTGGTGACACAGAAGCCTCCTGTTGTGGCGGTGAGGAAAGGAGAGACAACCACCATGGACTGTAACCTGGGGACTGTTACTAACTATCAGGTTATCTGGTATAAACAGATTCCTGGAGGAGTTCCTCAGTTTGTACTGTACTTTTATCACAGCATGAGTGCTCCTGCACATGGCTCTGGTTTCACCTCTCCAAAGTTCACATCCACTCATCAGTCAACATCAGATTATCGTTTGATCATCAACAATGTGGAGGAGGGAGACTCAGCAGTCTATTACTGTCAGACATGGGACAGCTCTGCTA ACCG TGTGGTATTCGGACCAGGCACCAAGCTGACTGTGACAA GCTCCAgcttctctcctcctgtcctgaCAGTCTTCCCTCCGTCCAGTGCTGAGCTCCAGTCCAACAAAGCCTCTCTGGTCTGTCTGTCCAGTCAGTCTGGGCCTTTTGCAGATGTGAGCTGGTTGTCTGGTGGGAGTCCAGTGAGCAGTGGGATCTCTACCAGCACCGCTGTTCAGCAACCAGACCACACTTTCCAAATCAGCAGCTATCTGGCTGTCCAGACGTCAGACTGGAACACGGATCAGGTTTACacatgtaaagtgtctttgggCTCCCAGACTTCAGAGAAAAACATCAAGAAGTCAGACTGTCCCACTGAACAATAG
- the LOC141781025 gene encoding immunoglobulin lambda-1 light chain-like, translating to MLGTLCTLITALTCVSGVTVVTQKPPVVTVTKGETATMDCNLGCVTNERASWYKQTPGGVPQYVLSFYHGWSSVRYGSGFSSPKFTSTHQSTSEYRLTINNVEEGDSAVYHCKTWDTSATEYVFGPGTKLTVTSSSFPPPVLTVFPPSSAELQSNKASLVCLSSQSGPFADVSWLSGGSPVSSGISTSTAVQQPDQTFQISSYLAVQTSDWNTDQVYTCKVSLGSQTSEKNIKKSDCPTEQ from the exons ATGCTGGGGACCCTCTGCACTCTCATCACTGCTCTAACAT GTGTGAGTGGTGTGACGGTGGTGACACAGAAGCCTCCTGTTGTGACGGTGACGAAAGGAGAGACAGCCACCATGGACTGTAACCTGGGGTGTGTTACTAACGAAAGAGCTAGCTGGTATAAACAGACTCCTGGAGGAGTTCCTCAGTATGTACTGAGCTTTTATCACGGTTGGAGCTCTGTGAGATATGGCTCTGGTTTCTCCTCTCCAAAGTTCACATCCACTCATCAGTCAACATCAGAATATCGTTTGACCATCAACAATGTGGAGGAGGGAGACTCAGCAGTCTATCACTGTAAAACATGGGACACCTCTGCTACTGAGTAC GTATTCGGACCAGGCACCAAGCTGACTGTGACAA GCTCCAGCTTCCCTCCTCCTGTCCTGACAGTCTTCCCTCCGTCCAGTGCTGAGCTCCAGTCCAACAAAGCCTCTCTGGTCTGTCTGTCCAGTCAGTCTGGGCCTTTTGCAGATGTGAGCTGGTTGTCTGGTGGGAGTCCAGTGAGCAGTGGGATCTCTACCAGCACCGCTGTTCAGCAACCAGACCAGACTTTCCAAATCAGCAGCTATCTGGCCGTCCAGACGTCAGACTGGAACACGGATCAGGTCTACacatgtaaagtgtctttgggCTCCCAGACTTCAGAGAAAAACATCAAGAAGTCAGACTGTCCCACTGAACAATAG
- the LOC141781029 gene encoding immunoglobulin lambda-1 light chain-like, which yields MLGTLCTLITALTCVSGVTVVTQKPPVVAVRKEETATMDCNLGTVTNSVARWYKQTPGGVPQFVLYFHHSSSSPTYGSGFSSPKFTSNHQSTSDYRLIINNVEEGDSAVYYCQTWDSSASEVVFGPGTKLTVTSSSFSPPVLTVFPPSSAELQSNKASLVCLSSQSGPFADVSWLSGGSPVSSGISTSTAVQQPDQTFQISSYLAVQTLDWNTDQVYTCKVSLGSQTSEKNIKKSDCPTEQ from the exons ATGCTGGGGACCCTCTGCACTCTCATCACTGCTCTAACAT GTGTGAGTGGTGTGACGGTGGTGACACAGAAGCCTCCAGTTGTGGCGGTGAGGAAAGAAGAGACAGCCACCATGGACTGTAACCTGGGGACTGTTACTAACAGTGTGGCCCGCTGGTATAAACAGACTCCTGGAGGAGTTCCTCAGTTTGTACTGTACTTTCATCACAGCAGCAGTTCTCCAACATATGGCTCTGGTTTCTCCTCTCCCAAATTCACTTCTAATCATCAGTCAACATCAGATTATCGTTTGATCATCAACAATGTGGAGGAGGGAGACTCAGCAGTGTATTACTGTCAGACATGGGACAGCTCTGCTAGTGAG GTGGTATTCGGACCAGGCACCAAGCTGACTGTGACAA GCTCCAgcttctctcctcctgtcctgaCAGTCTTCCCTCCGTCCAGTGCTGAGCTCCAGTCCAACAAAGCCTCTCTGGTCTGTCTGTCCAGTCAGTCTGGGCCTTTTGCAGATGTGAGCTGGTTGTCTGGTGGGAGTCCAGTGAGCAGTGGGATCTCTACCAGCACCGCTGTTCAGCAACCAGACCAGACTTTCCAAATCAGCAGCTATCTGGCCGTCCAGACGTTAGACTGGAACACGGATCAGGTTTACacatgtaaagtgtctttgggCTCCCAGACTTCAGAGAAAAACATCAAGAAGTCAGACTGTCCCACTGAACAATAG
- the LOC141781040 gene encoding immunoglobulin lambda-1 light chain-like produces the protein MLGILCTLITALTYVDAVIVVTQTPAVHTVSTGQQAVLNCNIQTNYNNYVHWYKQVPGEAPQFVLRFRHHDSSLSIGSGFSSDRFNSKSSSNIDFQFIIKRTEAGDSAVYYCQTWDDSASTVVFGPGTKLTVTSSSFSPPVLTVFPPSSAELQSNKASLVCLSSQSGPFADVSWLSGGSPVSSGISTSTAVQQPDQTFQISSYLAVQTSDWNTDQVYTCKVSVGSQTSEKNIKKSDCPTEQ, from the exons ATGCTGGGGATCCTCTGCACTCTCATCACTGCTCTAACAT ATGTTGATGCAGTGATAGTGGTGACTCAGACGCCTGCTGTCCACACAGTTTCTACAGGACAACAGGCTGTTCTCAACTGTAACATCCAGACAAATTACAACAATTATGTCCATTGGTATAAACAGGTTCCTGGTGAAGCTCCTCAGTTTGTTCTCAGATTTCGCCATCATGACAGTTCACTCAGCATTGGATCAGGATTCTCTTCAGACCGATTCAACTCTAAATCCTCATCAAACATAGATTTTCAGTTCATCATAAAGCGGACAGAGGCAGGAGACTCTGCTGTCTATTACTGTCAGACATGGGATGACTCTGCCTC CACTGTGGTATTCGGACCAGGCACCAAGCTGACTGTGACAA GCTCCAgcttctctcctcctgtcctgaCAGTCTTCCCTCCGTCCAGTGCTGAGCTCCAGTCCAACAAAGCCTCTCTGGTCTGTCTGTCCAGTCAGTCTGGGCCTTTTGCAGATGTGAGCTGGTTGTCTGGTGGGAGTCCAGTGAGCAGTGGGATCTCTACCAGCACCGCTGTTCAGCAACCAGACCAGACTTTCCAAATCAGCAGCTATCTGGCCGTCCAGACGTCAGACTGGAACACGGATCAGGTTTACACATGTAAAGTGTCTGTGGGCTCCCAGACTTCAGAGAAAAACATCAAGAAGTCTGACTGTCCCACTGAACAATAG